The following proteins come from a genomic window of Vallitaleaceae bacterium 9-2:
- a CDS encoding DUF4981 domain-containing protein yields the protein MEEKKIRIKWINIKTRQHENIHEVSEDKKWTTSFSMFIENHWNEKIPIKARIEISYEDAGFKTMEENMVLDQQEINHFNIHEIVSAPIEWSTETPVRYDVKVTIYNALGEVLDSHMTYMGFAGQEPFVERQEAIVYYHESGSSAFDDIMCMKQLNIQKIYYCAWEKQEAFYNLCDTYGIKVIDVLPYVEIKPQSIYQIEEYYGLYSNHPCIERYIVSPLMTKSDYYLVKEITSKNRIDIGEYPDISIMPWNRGFRQSRDYEESGLPQIEDSGWLFNSLNQSRPITRVIKKEQQRLQFELNLDQMEILIKSHYAYIDTQGFLLGYEVLEDGISVYKNIEEPLDIQPKSQYRLRLDLSAIDFNMNCQYDLNVFATLAQDTDYEKAGYIFAMEQFRLRTSQKMMEIAPSGLPMRVQAKHRKLFLEGERFSCNISRQTGEILNFALGSKELFLKPLRMECRIGEEEKSHALQFKGYTLHAVDNGTEVICSYKIKGYKGGLEVIFLMNGKNEVIMQIKPSETVPLKATHLFLRLNDSGDAISYFGKGPDDNTLQYNEGAYLGIFDIDALRVDIKRCDVQWMTIGDYEFEVSPSTTCHCKIKKDVNQFTDIEFEFVGTMPTIKMEV from the coding sequence ATGGAAGAAAAAAAGATTCGCATTAAGTGGATAAACATTAAAACAAGACAACATGAAAACATCCATGAGGTTTCTGAGGATAAAAAGTGGACAACAAGTTTTAGCATGTTTATAGAAAATCATTGGAATGAAAAAATACCAATCAAAGCGCGCATAGAGATTTCATATGAAGATGCGGGCTTTAAAACTATGGAAGAAAATATGGTGCTTGACCAACAAGAGATTAATCATTTTAACATTCATGAGATTGTGAGTGCCCCTATAGAATGGTCGACAGAGACTCCGGTGCGATATGATGTTAAGGTCACAATATATAATGCACTGGGTGAAGTATTAGATAGTCATATGACCTATATGGGATTTGCAGGTCAAGAGCCATTTGTAGAGCGTCAAGAAGCGATTGTGTATTATCATGAAAGCGGTTCAAGTGCTTTTGATGACATTATGTGTATGAAGCAATTAAACATTCAAAAAATATATTATTGTGCCTGGGAGAAGCAAGAAGCATTTTATAATCTTTGCGATACCTATGGAATCAAAGTCATTGATGTCTTGCCTTATGTTGAGATAAAACCTCAAAGTATTTATCAGATTGAAGAGTACTATGGGTTGTATTCTAACCATCCATGTATTGAACGTTATATTGTGTCTCCGCTGATGACAAAGTCGGATTATTATTTGGTCAAAGAGATTACTTCGAAAAACCGTATTGATATTGGAGAGTATCCAGATATTTCAATAATGCCTTGGAATCGGGGATTTAGACAATCAAGGGACTACGAAGAATCAGGACTACCTCAGATAGAAGATAGTGGCTGGCTTTTTAATTCTTTGAATCAAAGCCGTCCAATTACTCGGGTGATAAAAAAAGAGCAGCAGCGTCTGCAGTTTGAGCTCAATCTCGATCAAATGGAGATCCTTATAAAAAGTCACTATGCATATATAGATACACAGGGTTTCTTGTTGGGATATGAAGTCTTAGAAGATGGAATCAGTGTATATAAAAATATAGAAGAACCTTTAGATATTCAACCGAAAAGCCAATATCGCCTGCGTTTAGATTTGAGTGCAATTGATTTTAACATGAATTGTCAATATGATTTGAATGTATTTGCAACGTTGGCTCAGGATACAGATTATGAAAAAGCAGGCTATATTTTTGCTATGGAACAGTTTCGATTAAGAACATCCCAAAAAATGATGGAGATAGCGCCTTCGGGTTTACCAATGCGTGTTCAGGCAAAGCATCGAAAGTTATTCTTAGAGGGAGAGCGGTTTAGTTGTAATATTAGTCGACAGACAGGAGAAATCCTTAACTTTGCCCTAGGGTCCAAAGAGCTTTTTCTAAAACCCTTGAGAATGGAGTGTCGAATTGGTGAAGAAGAAAAATCCCATGCACTTCAATTTAAAGGGTATACATTGCATGCGGTAGATAATGGAACAGAAGTTATATGTTCTTATAAAATCAAAGGTTATAAAGGTGGTCTTGAAGTCATCTTTTTGATGAATGGTAAAAATGAAGTTATTATGCAAATAAAGCCTTCAGAGACAGTGCCGTTAAAAGCAACACACCTTTTTTTACGGCTTAATGATTCGGGAGATGCAATTTCATATTTTGGCAAAGGACCCGATGATAATACGCTACAGTATAATGAAGGGGCATACCTTGGGATTTTTGACATAGACGCATTGCGAGTAGATATTAAGCGGTGTGATGTTCAGTGGATGACCATCGGGGATTATGAATTTGAAGTTAGCCCTTCAACGACATGTCATTGTAAAATAAAAAAAGATGTAAATCAGTTTACAGATATCGAATTTGAATTTGTAGGGACGATGCCAACGATAAAAATGGAAGTATAG
- a CDS encoding PspC domain-containing protein translates to MSKKLFRSRQDKMLAGVCAGIAEYFDIDPTIVRLGFAIFVFAYGTGVLAYILCAIIIPERPYDYIEDQTTYEGHDATQEDEHTPEYEHSTQKKTKQIIGVVIVGLGVLMLADQFLDWMNRGTIWSLGIILVGVYLLVSPKQS, encoded by the coding sequence ATGTCAAAAAAATTATTTCGTTCAAGACAGGATAAAATGCTAGCAGGTGTGTGTGCGGGAATTGCAGAATATTTTGATATAGACCCTACAATCGTTCGATTAGGTTTTGCAATTTTTGTTTTCGCTTATGGAACAGGAGTTTTAGCGTATATCTTATGTGCCATTATTATTCCGGAAAGACCTTACGATTATATCGAAGATCAAACAACATATGAAGGGCATGATGCGACGCAGGAAGATGAGCATACACCCGAATATGAACACTCGACGCAAAAAAAAACTAAACAAATCATCGGTGTTGTGATTGTTGGGCTTGGAGTTTTAATGCTTGCGGACCAGTTTTTGGATTGGATGAACCGAGGTACAATCTGGTCGTTAGGAATTATTCTTGTGGGTGTATATCTCTTGGTCAGTCCTAAGCAAAGTTAG